From a single Desulfovibrio sp. X2 genomic region:
- a CDS encoding ABC transporter substrate-binding protein produces the protein MSRSSLPTLLVLAACIVFCAPCAARAASNAQDAMRACPRIRYSTNPHYPPYDWITAQGAFEGASIDLLKLAAPKGVELVPVVTPWKRAMYLAQKGGIDLLVSLRIRPERSEYLEFTTHRAFPNPIVVFARKAGGFAFRSWDDLEGRKGGISLGDTFGNGFDEYWHEHLRIDEAADMDSNFRKLAAGHIDYFVTGLYVGEAYLATHDLGQPIVALSPPISDQDIYFGFSRRSPCAAWVGEFSRNLERLDEQGIPERLLQKHLRRFQEHSVKLPE, from the coding sequence ATGTCCCGATCCTCGTTGCCCACGCTGCTCGTTCTTGCGGCCTGCATCGTCTTCTGCGCCCCGTGCGCCGCGCGCGCGGCGTCCAATGCGCAGGACGCGATGCGCGCCTGCCCGCGGATACGCTACTCCACCAATCCGCACTACCCGCCCTACGACTGGATCACGGCCCAGGGCGCGTTCGAGGGCGCGAGCATCGACCTCCTTAAGCTGGCCGCCCCGAAGGGGGTGGAGCTGGTGCCTGTGGTCACGCCGTGGAAGCGGGCCATGTACCTGGCGCAAAAGGGCGGCATCGACCTGCTCGTCAGCCTGCGCATCCGCCCGGAGCGCTCGGAATATCTCGAGTTCACCACGCACCGCGCCTTCCCGAACCCCATCGTGGTCTTCGCCCGCAAGGCGGGCGGCTTCGCGTTCAGGAGCTGGGACGACCTCGAGGGCAGGAAGGGCGGCATCAGCCTGGGCGACACCTTCGGCAACGGCTTCGACGAGTACTGGCACGAGCATCTGCGCATCGACGAGGCCGCGGACATGGACTCCAACTTCCGCAAGCTCGCCGCCGGGCACATCGACTACTTCGTGACCGGCCTCTACGTGGGCGAGGCCTACCTGGCGACGCACGATCTCGGGCAGCCCATCGTCGCGCTGAGCCCGCCCATATCGGACCAGGACATCTACTTCGGCTTCAGCCGCCGCTCGCCGTGCGCGGCGTGGGTGGGGGAGTTCAGCCGCAACCTCGAGCGGCTCGACGAACAGGGGATTCCCGAACGGCTCCTGCAGAAGCATCTGCGCCGCTTCCAGGAGCACTCCGTGAAGCTGCCCGAATAG
- a CDS encoding molybdopterin-dependent oxidoreductase yields the protein MPSVVTTCTRDCPCSCGLLAESDGQRVTAIRGNPGHPYTRGLHCNKVPRFLARSNHPERVLHPLRRAPGSTAFTRVTWEQALDELADRLGEAAARDGNASILHYQGFGERTALKLLNMRFWSEFGGVTGLTGTLCGGTGQASMELCVGSRVSHDPDDHRNAQTLVLWGRNPAVTAVGLVPVIQEIRKKGGKVIVIDPLPTQTAEMAGLHIPVRPGGDAWLALAAARVVLERGLADERFARGNAEGFEAFRKMVEGLSTVECAALSDVRPGHVRALAEAMTEGAPAAVLLGWGLHRHVHAHQAIQAIMCLSALTGNMGVPGGGVSQGFEEYGPYDWSVSGEDVHPPLRRLLMPRIGHEILAADAPRVTTALVSAGNPATMAPNSALVARALESLDFLCVMGHFLDDTARRAHLVLPATTFLEIEDVVASYGHNWIGPVNRAAPPRGEARPNHEVYFDLADRLGFGERMRRPDREWLSAILAPTLKSLHATVEDCLARPLRLDAPMVPYADGVYPTPSGRFRFMTAVETPAPLCDAREYPLTLLTTSPRDWLCSELPPPELEGLPPLTLHPDEAKGMGLADGDEALAVSEAGSLRVRIVTDERMRPDTAHLPRGGWNSKGFGANELTLDMVSAVGNGTAYYDTRIRLEKP from the coding sequence ATGCCTTCCGTCGTCACCACCTGCACCAGGGACTGCCCCTGCTCCTGCGGCCTGCTCGCCGAGAGCGACGGGCAGCGCGTCACCGCCATTCGCGGCAACCCCGGCCATCCGTACACGCGCGGCCTGCACTGCAACAAGGTGCCCCGCTTCCTGGCCCGCTCCAACCATCCGGAACGCGTGCTCCACCCGCTGCGCCGGGCGCCGGGCAGCACCGCCTTCACCCGCGTGACCTGGGAGCAGGCCCTCGACGAGCTGGCCGACCGCCTGGGCGAGGCGGCCGCGAGGGACGGCAACGCCTCCATCCTGCACTACCAGGGCTTCGGCGAGCGCACGGCGCTGAAGCTTTTGAACATGCGCTTCTGGAGCGAGTTCGGCGGGGTCACGGGGCTTACCGGAACCCTGTGCGGCGGCACGGGGCAGGCCTCCATGGAGCTGTGCGTGGGCAGCCGCGTCTCCCACGACCCGGACGACCACAGGAACGCGCAGACCCTCGTCCTGTGGGGCCGCAACCCCGCGGTCACGGCCGTGGGGCTCGTGCCCGTCATCCAGGAGATCAGGAAGAAGGGCGGCAAGGTCATCGTCATCGACCCGCTGCCCACGCAGACCGCCGAAATGGCCGGGCTGCACATCCCGGTCCGCCCGGGCGGCGACGCCTGGCTGGCCCTGGCCGCGGCCAGGGTGGTGCTGGAGCGCGGCCTGGCGGACGAGAGGTTCGCGCGCGGCAACGCCGAGGGCTTCGAGGCCTTCAGGAAGATGGTCGAGGGGCTGTCCACGGTGGAGTGCGCCGCCCTCTCCGACGTGCGGCCGGGCCACGTGCGCGCCCTGGCCGAGGCCATGACCGAGGGCGCGCCCGCGGCCGTCCTGCTCGGCTGGGGGCTGCACCGCCACGTGCACGCCCACCAGGCCATCCAGGCCATCATGTGCCTCAGCGCCCTCACCGGGAACATGGGCGTGCCCGGCGGCGGCGTGAGCCAGGGCTTCGAGGAGTACGGCCCCTACGACTGGTCCGTGAGCGGCGAGGACGTGCATCCCCCGCTGCGCCGCCTGCTCATGCCGCGCATCGGCCACGAGATCCTCGCGGCCGACGCCCCGCGCGTGACCACGGCGCTCGTGAGCGCGGGCAACCCCGCGACCATGGCGCCCAACTCCGCCCTCGTGGCCCGGGCCCTCGAATCGCTCGATTTCCTCTGCGTCATGGGCCACTTCCTGGACGACACGGCGCGCCGCGCCCACCTCGTCCTGCCCGCCACCACCTTCCTCGAGATCGAGGACGTGGTCGCCTCCTACGGCCACAACTGGATCGGCCCGGTCAACCGCGCCGCGCCCCCGCGCGGCGAGGCCAGGCCCAACCACGAGGTCTACTTCGACCTCGCGGACCGCCTCGGCTTCGGCGAGCGCATGCGCAGGCCGGACCGCGAGTGGCTTTCCGCCATCCTCGCGCCCACCCTGAAGAGCCTTCACGCCACGGTGGAGGACTGCCTGGCGCGGCCCCTGCGCCTGGACGCGCCCATGGTGCCCTACGCGGACGGCGTCTACCCCACGCCGTCGGGCCGCTTCCGCTTCATGACCGCCGTCGAGACGCCCGCGCCCCTCTGCGACGCGCGCGAATACCCGCTGACGCTGCTCACCACCTCGCCGCGCGACTGGCTCTGCTCCGAGCTGCCGCCGCCCGAGCTCGAGGGGCTGCCGCCCCTGACCCTGCACCCGGACGAGGCGAAGGGCATGGGCCTTGCCGACGGCGACGAGGCCCTGGCCGTGAGCGAGGCGGGCAGCCTCCGGGTGCGGATCGTCACGGACGAGCGCATGCGGCCGGACACCGCGCACCTGCCGCGCGGCGGCTGGAACTCCAAGGGCTTCGGCGCCAACGAGCTGACCCTGGACATGGTCTCGGCCGTGGGCAACGGCACCGCCTACTACGACACGCGCATCCGCCTGGAAAAGCCCTGA
- a CDS encoding response regulator gives MNHMDGKKSRDASGALAGRPGRIGRRLLWRVGLASLLAVLVLTGVQAALLYRGEIETVRRHLTLIEHTQLQGMAKSLWNFNDQMLAAELDGVRNFPGISYAAVIVDGRVLASSGASRDVGVLSEELPIVYVDRDGLHPLGFLRLQADTTGMRREVLAKSLSSLLLFALLVCSVAFFIYLFFERMVTRHLTDIADRLGALSFDGGSRELSLDRKTRPGDELDVIVDSANTMFREIRRSYEQLNGNRRLLEYVLNTVPQSIFWKDKDLVYRGCNAAFARDAGLASPAMIVGKTDADLPWKPEEAARYNMDDRFCIETRRARRHIREPQRRADGEEVWIETNKLPMLDDAGEVEGVLGVYEDITARIRAEEELTRSKEEAEAASRAKSVFLANMSHEIRTPLNGILGMLQVLRGEIGDEAQLGYVDLAVKSSRRLSELLSDILDLSRIEAGKMQVEEEVFGISELGMSVLETFDVPAMDKGLHITVRTDSGLPAQLSGDVGKIKQILFNLVGNAVKFADSGTITVEMSALPSRGGDVLPVLFAVTDEGPGIPDELLADIFNPFVQGEESFVRRYQGAGLGLSIVKRLAECMGGSVAVDSAVGRGTSVYFSLPLHAAAPGAQAAEPVPPPSPGPGGKRRVLVAEDDSVTRLATRKILEREGYEVEVVKDGLEALAMLADASFDLVLMDIQMPRMDGVAATRAIRSSDRYAHLRGVPIVAMTAYAMVGDREKFLDAGLDDYIAKPIERKALVALVARLLQGQGR, from the coding sequence ATGAACCACATGGACGGCAAGAAATCCCGCGACGCCTCGGGCGCCCTCGCCGGGCGGCCCGGCCGGATAGGCCGCAGGCTGCTCTGGCGGGTGGGGCTGGCGAGCCTGCTCGCGGTCCTCGTGCTCACGGGCGTGCAGGCCGCGCTGCTCTACAGGGGCGAGATCGAGACCGTGCGCAGGCACCTGACGCTCATCGAGCACACCCAGCTCCAGGGAATGGCCAAGTCCCTGTGGAATTTCAACGACCAGATGCTGGCCGCCGAGCTGGACGGGGTGCGCAACTTCCCGGGCATCTCCTACGCCGCGGTGATCGTGGACGGCCGCGTGCTCGCGTCTTCCGGGGCGAGCAGGGACGTCGGCGTGCTCTCCGAGGAGCTGCCCATCGTCTACGTGGACCGGGACGGCCTCCACCCCCTCGGCTTCCTGCGCCTGCAGGCGGACACCACCGGGATGCGCCGCGAGGTGCTCGCGAAGAGCCTTTCGAGCCTGCTGCTCTTCGCGCTCCTCGTCTGCTCCGTCGCGTTCTTCATCTACCTCTTCTTCGAGCGCATGGTCACGCGCCACCTGACGGACATCGCCGACCGCCTGGGCGCCCTGTCCTTCGACGGCGGCAGCCGCGAGCTCTCGCTCGACAGGAAGACGAGGCCGGGCGACGAACTGGACGTGATCGTGGATTCCGCCAACACCATGTTCAGGGAGATCAGGCGGAGCTACGAGCAGCTGAACGGGAACCGCAGGCTGCTCGAATACGTCCTGAACACGGTGCCGCAGTCCATCTTCTGGAAGGACAAGGACCTGGTCTACCGCGGCTGCAACGCGGCCTTCGCGCGCGACGCCGGGCTCGCCTCCCCGGCCATGATCGTGGGCAAGACCGACGCCGACCTGCCCTGGAAGCCCGAGGAGGCCGCGCGCTACAACATGGACGACCGCTTCTGCATCGAGACGCGCCGGGCCCGGCGGCACATCCGCGAGCCCCAGCGCCGCGCCGACGGCGAGGAGGTCTGGATCGAGACCAACAAGCTGCCGATGCTGGACGATGCGGGCGAGGTCGAGGGAGTGCTCGGCGTCTACGAGGACATCACCGCCAGGATCCGCGCCGAGGAGGAGCTGACCCGCTCCAAGGAGGAGGCCGAGGCGGCGAGCAGGGCCAAGTCCGTCTTCCTGGCCAACATGAGCCACGAGATCCGCACCCCGCTGAACGGCATCCTGGGAATGCTCCAGGTGCTGCGCGGCGAGATAGGGGACGAGGCGCAGCTCGGCTACGTGGATCTGGCCGTGAAGTCGTCGCGGCGGCTTTCGGAACTCCTGTCCGACATCCTCGACCTCTCGCGCATCGAGGCCGGGAAGATGCAGGTGGAGGAGGAGGTCTTCGGGATCTCGGAGCTCGGCATGTCCGTCCTCGAGACCTTCGACGTCCCGGCCATGGACAAGGGCCTGCACATCACCGTCCGCACGGACTCCGGCCTGCCCGCCCAGCTCTCGGGGGACGTGGGCAAGATCAAGCAGATCCTCTTCAATCTCGTGGGCAACGCGGTCAAGTTCGCCGACTCGGGCACGATAACGGTGGAGATGTCCGCCCTGCCGTCGCGGGGCGGCGACGTCCTGCCGGTCCTCTTCGCCGTCACGGACGAGGGGCCCGGCATCCCGGACGAGCTGCTGGCCGACATCTTCAACCCCTTCGTGCAGGGCGAGGAGAGCTTCGTGCGCAGGTATCAGGGCGCCGGGCTCGGCCTGTCCATCGTCAAGCGCCTCGCGGAGTGCATGGGCGGCTCCGTGGCCGTGGACAGCGCCGTGGGACGGGGCACTTCCGTCTATTTCTCGCTGCCCCTGCACGCGGCCGCGCCCGGGGCGCAGGCCGCGGAGCCGGTCCCGCCTCCTTCGCCCGGGCCGGGCGGGAAGCGGCGCGTGCTGGTGGCGGAGGACGACTCCGTGACCCGGCTCGCGACCAGAAAAATCCTCGAGCGCGAGGGCTACGAGGTGGAGGTCGTCAAGGACGGCCTGGAAGCGCTCGCCATGCTCGCGGACGCCTCCTTCGACCTCGTCCTCATGGACATCCAGATGCCGCGCATGGACGGCGTGGCGGCCACCAGGGCCATCAGGTCCTCGGACCGCTACGCGCACCTGCGCGGCGTGCCCATCGTGGCCATGACGGCCTACGCCATGGTCGGCGACCGGGAGAAGTTCCTCGACGCGGGCCTGGACGACTACATCGCCAAGCCCATCGAGCGCAAAGCTCTCGTCGCACTCGTCGCGCGCCTCCTCCAAGGGCAAGGGCGCTGA
- a CDS encoding substrate-binding domain-containing protein, which translates to MAEKIPAGGTDHPGRGDWPVIPDEREADLIGLDLLDHADGPDLVLFLAGNQFMAVPELLEAFRAAHPKVRRIFCETLPPRLELRQILSGGAWFRGRLVTVVPDCWATVSEAGVAALAEAGRTERGQCRAYLRNRVVCLVRAGNPKGVAEVADLARADVVVSQPSPVHEDIAEHILAMYRAAGGEALAARIMEEKREAGTTLLTTVHHRETPERLLAGTADAGPVWATEAAHAAALGLPLEAVEFGEGLDQRGRVRYFLCPVRGGAHPENGRAFMDFVRSPEGRAIYAKYGFLPV; encoded by the coding sequence ATGGCGGAAAAGATCCCCGCAGGCGGCACGGACCATCCCGGGCGCGGCGACTGGCCCGTCATCCCGGACGAGCGGGAGGCGGACCTCATCGGCCTCGACCTCCTGGACCACGCGGACGGCCCGGACCTGGTGCTCTTTCTCGCGGGCAACCAGTTCATGGCCGTGCCCGAGCTGCTCGAGGCCTTTCGCGCCGCGCACCCAAAGGTGCGGCGCATCTTCTGCGAGACCCTGCCCCCGCGCCTGGAGCTGCGCCAGATCCTCTCGGGCGGGGCGTGGTTTCGGGGAAGGCTCGTCACCGTGGTCCCGGACTGCTGGGCCACGGTCTCCGAGGCCGGGGTCGCCGCCCTGGCCGAGGCGGGCCGCACCGAGCGCGGGCAGTGCCGGGCCTATCTGCGCAACCGCGTGGTCTGCCTGGTGCGCGCGGGCAACCCCAAGGGCGTGGCCGAGGTCGCGGACCTGGCCCGGGCCGACGTCGTGGTCTCGCAGCCGAGCCCCGTGCACGAGGACATCGCGGAGCACATCCTCGCCATGTACCGCGCGGCCGGGGGCGAGGCGCTCGCGGCGCGGATCATGGAGGAGAAGCGGGAGGCCGGGACCACCCTCCTGACCACGGTGCACCACCGCGAGACGCCCGAGCGCCTGCTGGCGGGCACGGCCGACGCCGGGCCGGTCTGGGCCACGGAGGCGGCGCACGCGGCGGCGCTCGGCCTGCCGCTCGAGGCGGTGGAGTTCGGCGAGGGGCTCGATCAGCGCGGCCGGGTGCGCTACTTCCTCTGCCCGGTGCGCGGGGGCGCCCATCCGGAGAACGGCCGGGCCTTCATGGACTTCGTGCGCTCGCCCGAGGGCCGGGCGATCTACGCCAAATACGGCTTCCTTCCCGTGTAG
- a CDS encoding 3-dehydroquinate synthase encodes MDRTNDSMGGRTAAKAAGRGFSGSAAAGPADASGRDAARDMARDNARATDGTVTLRQRIEVSFEFPVVFTRGVFRPGNPALARVLAEGGAGPHRTLAVIDQGLVRARPSIVRDLETFAEDNADLLRLAEPPIVAGGGERVKADEALVDLVLQSVLRGGLCRQSFILAVGGGALLDAVGLAAALAHRGVRLVRLPSTVLGQNDAGVGVKNGVNRFGRKNYEGTFAPPFAVVSDLDFLDLLPERERRAGLSEAVKVALIRDAAFFARLEELRAPLAALDPSALEESVIRCADLHLTHIRTAGDPFEFGSARPLDFGHWSAHALEELTGGELRHGEAVALGLALDSLYCVLAGMLDAASAERILTLLDGLGFALWHPALATLDVERSIESFREHLGGRLQLSLITGIGRRVEVERVDAGLMRRAAGMLAERLRAATDPAAGTTGARL; translated from the coding sequence ATGGACAGGACGAACGACAGCATGGGCGGCAGGACGGCGGCAAAGGCCGCGGGCAGAGGATTTTCGGGAAGCGCGGCGGCGGGCCCGGCGGACGCGAGCGGCCGGGACGCGGCCCGCGACATGGCCCGCGATAATGCCCGGGCAACGGACGGCACGGTGACGCTGCGCCAGCGCATCGAGGTCAGCTTCGAGTTTCCCGTGGTCTTCACGCGCGGCGTGTTCCGCCCCGGCAACCCGGCCCTGGCCAGGGTGCTGGCCGAGGGCGGGGCCGGGCCGCACAGGACGCTCGCCGTCATCGACCAGGGGCTCGTGCGCGCCCGGCCCTCCATCGTGCGCGATCTCGAGACCTTTGCCGAGGACAACGCCGACCTCCTGCGCCTGGCCGAGCCGCCCATCGTGGCCGGGGGCGGGGAGCGCGTGAAGGCGGACGAGGCCCTGGTGGACCTCGTGCTGCAGAGCGTGCTGCGCGGCGGGCTGTGCCGCCAGTCCTTCATCCTGGCCGTGGGCGGCGGCGCGCTGCTCGACGCCGTGGGGCTGGCCGCGGCCCTGGCGCACCGGGGCGTGCGCCTGGTGCGGCTGCCGAGCACGGTGCTCGGCCAGAACGACGCGGGCGTGGGCGTGAAGAACGGCGTGAACCGCTTCGGCCGCAAGAACTACGAGGGCACCTTCGCCCCGCCCTTCGCCGTGGTCAGCGACCTGGACTTCCTGGACCTCCTGCCCGAGCGCGAGCGCCGCGCGGGCCTGTCCGAGGCGGTGAAGGTGGCGCTCATCCGCGACGCCGCCTTCTTCGCGCGGCTGGAGGAGCTGCGCGCCCCCCTGGCCGCGCTGGACCCCTCGGCCCTGGAAGAGTCGGTCATCCGCTGCGCCGACCTGCACCTCACGCACATCCGCACCGCGGGTGACCCCTTCGAGTTCGGCTCGGCGCGGCCCCTGGACTTCGGCCACTGGAGCGCCCACGCCCTGGAGGAGCTGACCGGCGGCGAGCTGCGCCACGGCGAGGCCGTGGCCCTCGGCCTGGCGCTGGACAGCCTCTACTGCGTGCTCGCGGGCATGCTCGACGCGGCCTCGGCCGAGCGCATCCTCACGCTCCTGGACGGGCTCGGCTTCGCGCTGTGGCACCCGGCCCTGGCCACGCTCGACGTGGAGCGCTCCATAGAGTCGTTCCGCGAGCACCTGGGCGGCAGGCTGCAGCTGAGCCTGATCACGGGCATCGGCAGGCGCGTGGAGGTGGAGCGCGTGGACGCGGGGCTCATGCGCCGCGCCGCCGGGATGCTGGCCGAGCGGCTGCGCGCGGCCACGGACCCGGCCGCGGGGACCACGGGAGCCCGTTTATGA
- a CDS encoding YceI family protein, which yields MRVRLVGPWLAALFLALVLLPAPVPAASTAASTAASKAADTAAEQAAPATAWSIDPAHCSVNFTVRHIFVKIPGRFASYSGTVRFDPRNLAGSLIDVRIDVASIDTFVAKRDEDLRSADYFDAARYPEIRFTSGSIEHRGGSSYVARGKLTVKDVTQDFAMPFTYFGEKPSPIMPGKTVAGFESDFSVNLLAFHVGDGTAQKLGAMGRTANVALYMELLR from the coding sequence ATGCGCGTGAGACTCGTCGGGCCGTGGCTGGCGGCCCTGTTCCTGGCCCTGGTGCTGCTCCCGGCCCCTGTTCCGGCCGCGAGCACTGCCGCGAGCACTGCCGCGAGCAAGGCGGCGGACACGGCGGCGGAGCAGGCCGCCCCGGCCACCGCATGGTCCATCGACCCGGCCCACTGCTCCGTGAACTTCACGGTGCGCCACATCTTCGTGAAGATCCCCGGCCGCTTCGCAAGCTATTCCGGCACGGTGCGCTTCGACCCGCGAAACCTCGCGGGCAGCCTGATCGACGTGCGCATCGACGTGGCCAGCATCGACACCTTCGTGGCCAAGCGCGACGAGGACCTGCGTTCGGCCGACTACTTCGACGCGGCCAGGTACCCGGAGATCAGGTTCACGAGCGGGAGCATAGAGCACCGGGGCGGCAGTTCGTACGTGGCCCGCGGCAAGCTGACCGTAAAGGACGTGACCCAGGACTTCGCCATGCCCTTCACCTACTTCGGGGAAAAACCGAGTCCCATCATGCCGGGCAAGACCGTGGCCGGGTTCGAGAGCGACTTTTCCGTGAACCTGCTCGCCTTCCACGTGGGCGACGGCACGGCGCAGAAGCTCGGGGCCATGGGCCGGACCGCGAACGTCGCGCTGTACATGGAGCTTTTGCGCTAG
- a CDS encoding response regulator, translating to MPALDETLYARFFLLDARDLTILRAGGGVSSPAPAGPPADSSEESIDDMLVELPLWRLVPDMGEQGLRAALAPLLEGRAREVSFSLTLHMPEPETPAEETEPARALAWALDDAFPGAPPRILLAVWRPGGAPRPGPDANATQSTFLAGLSHEVRTPLTGLLGLGQLLLETRLEPEQRSYVRHMLGAARGLMRIVDDALDVAAMEAGRLSLQDRPYSPAEMVHDVAGLFSGQASAKGLTLAASASSDLPGLVHGDGGRVRQVLHNLVGNAVKFTAEGGVEVEADVLPSGSGPPDGRADGRADGRTDGRADGQAGGERRLHFVVRDTGPGIPEVLQAAVFEPFYQIKGQITGQIEGQTGGQGAQARPAPSAPPQSDFQSKGTGLGLAICKGLVERMGGVIRLESAVGRGSAFHVELPLREDAYGAPFGPEPFTLRDGAQAASCGAAAESLAGRALRVLVVDDNRVNVLVTRGLLQRMGYTALGALSGEEALEILSGEPVDVVLMDISMPGMDGLECLQRLREGGAGEANRGVPVVAVTAHAMKGDRERFLGLGMNGYLAKPFEAGDLAEAVRGVLGDNSDDPARGAAPQPDAEDKG from the coding sequence ATGCCCGCGCTCGATGAGACCCTTTACGCGCGGTTCTTCCTGCTCGACGCGCGCGACCTGACCATCCTGCGCGCGGGCGGGGGCGTCTCGAGCCCTGCGCCCGCCGGGCCTCCCGCAGACTCTTCCGAAGAAAGCATCGACGACATGCTCGTGGAGCTGCCCCTGTGGCGGCTCGTGCCGGACATGGGCGAGCAGGGGCTGCGCGCTGCCCTGGCCCCGCTGCTGGAGGGCCGGGCGCGCGAGGTCTCGTTTTCCCTCACGCTGCACATGCCCGAGCCCGAGACCCCGGCCGAGGAGACCGAGCCCGCGCGGGCCCTGGCCTGGGCCCTGGACGACGCCTTTCCCGGAGCCCCGCCGCGCATCCTGCTGGCCGTGTGGCGGCCGGGCGGGGCGCCGCGCCCGGGACCGGACGCAAACGCCACCCAGAGCACCTTCCTGGCGGGCCTGAGCCACGAGGTGCGCACCCCCCTGACCGGCCTCCTGGGCCTCGGGCAGCTGCTCCTGGAGACGCGGCTCGAGCCGGAGCAGCGCTCCTACGTGCGGCACATGCTGGGCGCGGCGCGCGGGCTCATGCGCATCGTGGACGATGCCCTGGACGTGGCGGCCATGGAGGCCGGGCGGCTCTCCCTGCAGGACAGGCCCTATTCCCCGGCCGAGATGGTGCACGACGTGGCCGGGCTCTTCTCCGGCCAGGCCTCGGCCAAGGGGCTCACGCTCGCCGCCTCGGCCTCGTCCGACCTGCCCGGCCTGGTGCACGGCGACGGCGGGAGGGTGCGCCAGGTGCTGCACAACCTGGTGGGCAACGCGGTCAAGTTCACGGCCGAGGGCGGCGTGGAGGTGGAGGCGGACGTGCTGCCTTCCGGAAGCGGTCCGCCCGACGGCCGGGCAGATGGTCGGGCAGATGGCCGGACGGATGGCCGGGCAGATGGACAAGCGGGCGGGGAGCGGCGCCTGCACTTCGTGGTGCGCGACACCGGGCCGGGCATCCCCGAGGTGCTGCAGGCCGCGGTCTTCGAGCCGTTTTACCAGATAAAGGGCCAGATAACGGGTCAGATAGAGGGTCAGACAGGGGGGCAGGGCGCACAGGCGCGGCCCGCGCCCTCCGCGCCGCCGCAGTCCGATTTCCAGTCCAAGGGCACGGGCCTCGGCCTGGCCATCTGCAAGGGCCTCGTGGAGCGCATGGGCGGGGTCATCCGCCTGGAGAGCGCGGTGGGGCGCGGCAGCGCGTTCCACGTCGAGCTGCCCCTGCGCGAGGATGCCTACGGCGCCCCCTTCGGGCCGGAGCCCTTCACCCTGCGCGACGGGGCGCAGGCCGCGTCTTGCGGGGCGGCGGCCGAGAGCCTGGCGGGCCGGGCCCTGCGGGTGCTGGTGGTGGACGACAACCGCGTCAACGTGCTGGTCACGCGCGGGCTCCTGCAGCGCATGGGCTACACGGCGCTCGGCGCGCTCTCCGGCGAAGAGGCCCTGGAGATCCTGTCCGGGGAGCCGGTGGACGTCGTGCTCATGGACATCTCCATGCCCGGCATGGACGGCCTGGAGTGCCTGCAGCGGCTGCGCGAGGGCGGGGCGGGCGAGGCCAACCGCGGCGTGCCCGTGGTGGCCGTGACCGCCCACGCCATGAAGGGCGACCGCGAGCGCTTCCTGGGGCTCGGCATGAACGGCTACCTGGCCAAGCCCTTCGAGGCCGGGGACCTGGCCGAGGCCGTGCGCGGGGTCCTGGGCGACAATTCGGACGATCCCGCACGCGGCGCCGCGCCGCAGCCGGACGCCGAGGACAAGGGCTGA
- the eboE gene encoding metabolite traffic protein EboE — protein sequence MSSRAARCPATYCTNIHPGETWAEALDALVHHGLAVRAACAGNACDAQAPFPIGLRVSGTASRELDDAEAARFAGWLAENGLSVRTVNGFPYGRFHHAPVKEQVYLPDWRDPERAAYTLRLARFLDRLLPQGGAGSISSVPLGFRKGFPASDLPQAYARLRGVLEQLDALAQQTGRFIRLSLEPEPGCLLETSADAARFFADFRAQPGLSRDAAAHLALCYDCCHQALQYEDPAESLALLASAQVPVGHVQVSSALHLDGPDLARLARFAEPVYLHQAVARRADGALSRFDDLPEALAASAAPDEKAAPIESWRVHFHLPVFLAELPECASTQAFLSAALPLFPKETPMEVETYTWSVLPPDLQTATVTESIVREIAWVEACRTGGGVAERA from the coding sequence ATGAGTTCCCGCGCGGCCCGCTGCCCCGCCACCTACTGCACCAACATCCACCCGGGCGAGACCTGGGCCGAGGCCCTGGACGCGCTTGTCCACCACGGCCTGGCCGTGCGCGCGGCCTGTGCGGGCAACGCCTGCGACGCGCAGGCCCCCTTCCCCATCGGCCTGCGCGTCTCGGGCACGGCCAGCCGGGAGCTTGACGACGCCGAGGCCGCGCGCTTCGCGGGCTGGCTGGCGGAAAACGGGCTCTCGGTGCGCACCGTGAACGGCTTTCCCTACGGCCGCTTCCACCACGCGCCGGTCAAGGAGCAGGTCTACCTGCCGGACTGGCGCGATCCGGAGCGCGCGGCCTACACCCTGCGCCTGGCGCGCTTTCTCGACCGCCTTCTGCCGCAAGGCGGCGCGGGCTCCATCTCCTCGGTGCCGCTCGGCTTCCGCAAGGGGTTCCCGGCCTCGGACCTGCCCCAGGCCTACGCGCGGCTGCGCGGCGTGCTGGAGCAGCTGGACGCCCTGGCGCAGCAAACCGGCCGCTTCATCCGCCTCTCCCTGGAGCCCGAGCCCGGCTGCCTGCTGGAGACGTCCGCGGACGCGGCCCGCTTCTTCGCGGACTTCCGCGCGCAGCCGGGGCTCTCAAGGGACGCGGCCGCGCACCTGGCGCTGTGCTACGACTGCTGCCACCAGGCCCTGCAGTACGAGGACCCGGCCGAGTCCCTGGCCCTGCTGGCCTCGGCGCAGGTTCCCGTGGGCCACGTGCAGGTCTCCTCTGCCCTGCACCTGGACGGCCCGGACCTCGCCCGGCTCGCCCGCTTCGCGGAGCCGGTCTACCTGCACCAGGCCGTGGCCCGGCGCGCGGACGGCGCGCTTTCGCGCTTCGACGACCTGCCCGAGGCCCTGGCCGCCTCGGCCGCGCCGGACGAAAAGGCCGCGCCGATCGAGTCGTGGCGCGTGCACTTCCACCTGCCCGTCTTCCTGGCCGAGCTGCCCGAGTGCGCGAGCACCCAGGCCTTCCTTTCGGCCGCGCTGCCCCTCTTTCCCAAGGAGACACCCATGGAGGTGGAGACCTACACCTGGAGCGTGCTGCCGCCCGACCTGCAGACGGCCACGGTCACGGAGTCCATCGTCCGGGAGATAGCCTGGGTGGAGGCGTGCCGCACGGGCGGCGGCGTGGCGGAACGCGCCTAG